The Austwickia sp. genome includes a region encoding these proteins:
- a CDS encoding penicillin-binding protein 2 encodes MNAPIRRLSVLVAAMFGLLLIFGSWVQFADAKSLRDAEGNSRTLLSSYEQERGAILVDQTQVARSEKAPSGESVKYVRNYPQGPLYGHLTGWFSLSYGAGGLELAENELLSGSSDALFYRRLGDLLTGKRPTGVNLDLTIDARTQQAADKALGNRRGAIVALDPKTGAILAMVSHPQYDPNAISTVDATAAQKAWKSYSADGAKPMVNRAIAGDLYPAGSTFKVVLAAAALRAGRTENSRLTGVARLPIPQTSHTLPNDWNGPCGGGTVTLTEALAMSCNTAFAQLGLDLGAQSIKDEAARFGFGKELEVPLKVTPSATGPMDNPPKVAYTSIGQQDVQVTPLQMAMVAAGVANGGSVMRPYLVKQTRGSGLDVVDTAKPTELSRALSPDQASALTRMMVQVTESGQGTGRAARIPGMQVAAKSGTAEHGQDAAGNPLAPHAWFISFAPADDPKVAVAVLVENGGLSAPGPGASFDAAPLAQEVMKAVMNR; translated from the coding sequence GTGAACGCGCCTATCCGCCGGCTGTCGGTGCTGGTCGCCGCGATGTTCGGGCTCCTGCTGATCTTCGGGTCGTGGGTGCAGTTCGCCGACGCCAAGTCGCTGCGCGACGCCGAGGGCAACAGTCGCACCCTGCTCTCGTCGTACGAGCAGGAGCGCGGCGCCATCCTCGTCGACCAGACCCAGGTGGCCCGGTCCGAGAAGGCGCCCAGCGGGGAGTCGGTCAAGTACGTCCGGAACTACCCGCAGGGTCCCCTCTACGGGCACCTCACCGGCTGGTTCTCCCTGTCGTACGGCGCGGGCGGCCTGGAACTGGCCGAGAACGAACTGCTCTCCGGCTCCTCGGACGCGCTGTTCTACCGCCGGCTCGGTGACCTCCTCACCGGCAAGCGGCCCACCGGGGTGAACCTCGACCTCACGATCGACGCGCGCACCCAGCAGGCCGCCGACAAGGCCCTGGGGAACAGGCGCGGCGCGATCGTCGCGCTCGACCCCAAGACCGGGGCGATCCTCGCCATGGTCAGCCACCCGCAGTACGACCCGAACGCCATCTCCACCGTGGACGCCACCGCCGCCCAGAAGGCCTGGAAGAGCTATTCCGCCGATGGCGCCAAGCCCATGGTCAACCGGGCGATCGCCGGCGACCTCTACCCGGCCGGCTCGACGTTCAAGGTCGTGCTCGCCGCCGCCGCGCTGCGGGCCGGACGGACCGAGAACTCCCGGCTCACCGGCGTGGCCCGGCTTCCGATCCCGCAGACCTCGCACACCCTGCCCAACGACTGGAACGGCCCGTGCGGCGGCGGCACGGTCACCCTCACCGAGGCCCTGGCCATGTCGTGCAACACAGCCTTCGCGCAGCTCGGGCTGGACCTGGGGGCGCAGTCGATCAAGGACGAGGCCGCCCGGTTCGGGTTCGGCAAGGAGCTCGAGGTGCCGCTGAAGGTGACGCCCTCCGCGACGGGCCCCATGGACAACCCGCCGAAGGTGGCCTACACCTCGATCGGCCAGCAGGACGTGCAGGTCACGCCCCTGCAGATGGCCATGGTCGCCGCCGGCGTCGCGAACGGCGGGTCGGTGATGCGGCCCTACCTCGTCAAGCAGACCCGCGGCTCGGGCCTCGACGTGGTGGACACGGCCAAGCCCACCGAGCTGTCCCGCGCGCTGTCCCCCGACCAGGCGTCCGCGTTGACCCGGATGATGGTCCAGGTGACCGAGTCCGGCCAGGGCACCGGCCGCGCTGCCCGCATCCCGGGCATGCAGGTCGCCGCGAAGTCGGGGACCGCCGAACACGGCCAGGACGCCGCGGGGAACCCGCTGGCCCCGCACGCCTGGTTCATCTCGTTCGCCCCGGCCGACGACCCCAAGGTCGCGGTCGCCGTCCTCGTGGAGAACGGGGGGCTGAGCGCACCAGGGCCCGGCGCCTCGTTCGACGCCGCACCCCTCGCCCAGGAAGTCATGAAGGCAGTGATGAACCGATGA
- a CDS encoding FtsW/RodA/SpoVE family cell cycle protein yields the protein MTTVSVFRTGTRRNVELLLLLFAVGLVLIAYLNVGLATTGQVPVDLVTQGAWLLAFALGFHAVLRWRAAYADPLMLPIATLLNGLGIVMIHRLDVAVGGEGATAPRQIMWAGLSMVVAALVLVALRDHRILRRYTYTFMLVGLVALLLPLLPVLGKEKGGARIWIELGPLSFQPGEIAKILLTVFFAGYLIQARDALSLAGREIAGFRLPRGRDLGPILVAWALGVAVLVFESDLGTSLLFFGLFVAMLYVATERKSWIAIGMSLFCGAAFVAYLLFAHLQRRVHIWLDPWSSEYWDQSYQLRQGLMGLGAGGMLGTGLGQGRPQITPLADSDFIFASLGEELGLVGAFAILILYALLVERGLRTALGTRDGFGKLLATGLAFTMALQVFTIVGGVLRVIPLTGLTTPFLSAGGSSLLANWTIVAILLRISDHARRPVPDPNQLPPAAEAPTSVVSAP from the coding sequence ATGACGACCGTCAGCGTCTTTCGCACCGGCACCCGCCGCAATGTCGAGCTCCTGCTGCTGCTCTTCGCGGTGGGCCTGGTCCTGATCGCCTACCTCAACGTCGGCCTCGCGACGACCGGTCAGGTGCCGGTCGATCTCGTCACGCAGGGCGCCTGGCTGCTGGCGTTCGCGCTGGGCTTCCACGCGGTGCTGCGCTGGCGGGCGGCGTACGCCGACCCCCTCATGCTGCCGATCGCCACCCTGCTCAACGGGCTCGGGATCGTGATGATCCACCGCCTCGACGTGGCCGTGGGCGGCGAGGGCGCGACGGCCCCCCGGCAGATCATGTGGGCGGGCCTGTCGATGGTCGTCGCCGCGTTGGTGCTCGTGGCTTTGCGGGATCATCGGATCCTGCGGCGCTACACCTACACGTTCATGCTGGTCGGTCTCGTCGCGTTGCTCCTGCCGCTGCTACCCGTGCTCGGCAAGGAGAAGGGCGGGGCGCGGATCTGGATCGAGCTCGGCCCCCTGTCGTTCCAGCCGGGCGAGATCGCGAAGATCCTGCTTACGGTGTTCTTCGCGGGCTACCTCATCCAGGCCCGCGACGCCCTCTCGCTCGCCGGCCGCGAGATCGCGGGCTTCCGGCTGCCCCGGGGCCGCGACCTCGGGCCGATCCTGGTCGCCTGGGCGCTGGGCGTCGCGGTCCTCGTGTTCGAGAGCGACCTCGGCACCTCGCTGCTGTTCTTCGGGCTGTTCGTGGCCATGCTGTACGTCGCGACCGAGCGCAAGAGTTGGATCGCCATCGGCATGAGCCTGTTCTGCGGGGCGGCGTTCGTGGCGTACCTGCTGTTCGCCCACCTGCAGCGCCGCGTGCACATCTGGCTGGACCCCTGGTCGAGCGAGTACTGGGACCAGAGCTATCAGCTCCGGCAGGGGCTCATGGGCCTCGGCGCCGGCGGCATGCTCGGGACCGGGCTGGGGCAGGGCCGCCCGCAGATCACCCCGCTGGCCGACAGCGACTTCATCTTCGCCAGCCTCGGCGAGGAGCTCGGCCTGGTCGGCGCCTTCGCGATCCTGATCCTCTACGCCCTCCTCGTCGAGCGGGGGCTGCGCACGGCGCTGGGCACCCGCGACGGGTTCGGCAAGCTGCTCGCGACCGGCCTGGCGTTCACGATGGCGCTGCAGGTCTTCACCATCGTCGGGGGCGTGCTGCGGGTCATCCCGTTGACGGGCTTGACCACCCCCTTCCTGTCCGCCGGTGGCTCCTCGCTGCTGGCCAACTGGACCATCGTGGCGATCCTGCTGCGGATCAGCGACCACGCCCGCCGACCCGTGCCCGACCCCAACCAGCTCCCGCCCGCGGCGGAGGCCCCGACGAGCGTGGTGAGCGCCCCGTGA
- a CDS encoding serine/threonine-protein phosphatase, producing the protein MTFALDYAARTDVGLVRSRNEDSGYAGPHLLAIADGMGGHAGGNVASSLVVGRLAPLDGDSHGSDDALDILADAIAEANASLAHEVDANPELGGMGTTLTALMKAGSHGLALVHIGDSRAYLLRGTDFTQITKDHSFVQTLVDSGRISAEEAEHHPQRSLVTRVLTGSEDDEPDLAMREPRIGDRYLICSDGLSDYVAFDTIAEVVRMGLGPAETTRRLVDLAMRSGAPDNVTCVIGDIVPTARASATQPVIVGAAAERQASGISGASPAEKAAALARAATGATTPEDDEEDEGRPGRRWLRMLAVILVLLAAMLAAAYAGWQWTRTQYYVGDQGGTVAIYRGVPQTLGPVQLSSVETPTDLQVAELPEMWRGRLDGQIRTGSLDEARAKVDEMRTAAEACRSLGPSATCGGAP; encoded by the coding sequence ATGACCTTCGCCCTGGACTATGCGGCGCGCACCGACGTGGGGCTGGTGCGGTCGCGCAATGAGGACTCCGGCTACGCCGGGCCGCACCTGCTCGCCATCGCGGACGGGATGGGCGGTCATGCCGGCGGCAACGTCGCATCTTCCCTGGTGGTCGGCCGCCTGGCGCCGCTGGACGGGGACAGCCACGGCAGCGACGACGCGCTGGACATCCTCGCCGACGCCATCGCCGAGGCGAACGCCTCCCTGGCCCACGAGGTCGACGCCAACCCCGAGCTGGGCGGGATGGGCACGACGCTCACGGCGCTGATGAAGGCCGGCTCGCACGGGCTGGCCCTGGTGCACATCGGGGACAGCCGCGCCTACCTGCTGCGCGGCACGGACTTCACGCAGATCACGAAGGACCACAGCTTCGTCCAGACCCTCGTCGACTCGGGCCGCATCTCGGCGGAGGAGGCCGAGCACCACCCGCAGCGCTCCCTGGTGACCCGGGTGCTCACCGGCTCCGAGGACGACGAGCCGGACCTGGCGATGCGCGAGCCGCGCATCGGCGACCGCTACCTGATCTGCTCCGACGGCCTCTCGGATTATGTCGCCTTCGACACGATCGCCGAGGTCGTGCGCATGGGGCTGGGACCCGCCGAGACGACCCGCCGGCTGGTCGACCTCGCCATGCGCAGCGGCGCGCCCGACAACGTCACCTGCGTCATCGGCGACATCGTCCCCACCGCCCGCGCGAGCGCCACCCAGCCCGTCATCGTCGGGGCGGCCGCCGAACGGCAGGCCTCCGGGATCAGCGGGGCCAGCCCGGCCGAGAAGGCCGCCGCGCTGGCCCGGGCGGCCACCGGGGCGACGACCCCGGAGGACGACGAGGAGGACGAGGGCCGACCTGGGCGCCGGTGGCTGCGGATGCTCGCGGTGATCCTGGTGCTGCTCGCGGCGATGCTGGCGGCGGCGTACGCCGGGTGGCAGTGGACCCGCACCCAGTACTACGTCGGTGACCAGGGCGGCACCGTGGCGATCTATCGCGGCGTGCCGCAGACGCTGGGACCCGTGCAGCTCTCGAGCGTCGAGACCCCGACCGACCTGCAGGTCGCTGAACTACCCGAGATGTGGCGCGGCCGGCTCGACGGCCAGATCCGCACCGGCAGCCTGGACGAGGCCCGCGCCAAGGTCGACGAGATGCGCACCGCCGCCGAGGCGTGCCGGTCCCTCGGGCCGAGCGCCACCTGCGGGGGGGCGCCATGA
- a CDS encoding FHA domain-containing protein, which translates to MSELTLTAVRLGLLVLLWLFVFSIVGVIRSDLYGTRIVRRGADGRARVRPTSNVPSTRDRRGRGLRQLVVVEGPLKGTSVPLRPAGILLGRNPECSLVLDDDFASGRHARIFEQDGQWFVEDLTSTNGTFVGGHRLAEPVAVRDGSRLQIGQTVLELRR; encoded by the coding sequence TTGAGCGAGCTCACCCTGACCGCCGTACGGCTCGGCCTGCTCGTGCTGCTCTGGCTCTTCGTGTTCAGCATCGTGGGGGTGATCCGCAGCGACCTCTACGGCACGCGGATCGTCCGGCGCGGGGCGGACGGCCGCGCCCGCGTGCGCCCGACCTCGAACGTCCCGAGCACGCGGGACCGCCGCGGCCGAGGACTGCGTCAGCTCGTGGTCGTCGAGGGGCCGCTCAAGGGCACTAGCGTCCCGCTGCGCCCGGCGGGGATCCTGCTCGGCCGCAACCCCGAGTGCAGCCTGGTGCTCGACGACGACTTCGCCTCCGGCCGCCACGCCCGCATCTTCGAGCAGGACGGACAGTGGTTCGTGGAGGACCTGACCTCAACCAACGGCACGTTCGTCGGCGGGCATCGCCTGGCGGAGCCGGTGGCCGTCCGGGACGGCAGCAGGCTGCAGATCGGCCAGACGGTGCTGGAGCTGCGGCGGTAA
- a CDS encoding FHA domain-containing protein, producing MMPAPDRVTGPDVPAGSAAPAEAPPYAAPVAPPYAAPAHAIPAEEPAQPAQLARPEPQPGVPPAAPMPLEDPADRPWLECDGDHYPLLGALTVLGRDPSADITLEDAGISRRHAEIRVTHDGPHFAITVRDLGSTNGTFVNGDRVTTRRVAEGDRLTMGRTSLLIRAGRR from the coding sequence ATGATGCCCGCGCCCGACCGGGTCACCGGCCCCGACGTACCGGCCGGATCGGCCGCGCCCGCTGAGGCACCGCCGTACGCCGCGCCCGTCGCACCGCCGTACGCCGCACCGGCGCACGCCATCCCCGCCGAGGAGCCGGCCCAACCCGCCCAGCTGGCCCGGCCCGAGCCGCAACCCGGCGTCCCTCCGGCGGCCCCGATGCCGCTGGAGGACCCGGCGGACCGGCCGTGGCTGGAGTGCGACGGCGACCACTACCCGCTGCTCGGGGCGCTGACCGTGCTGGGCCGGGACCCAAGCGCCGACATCACGCTGGAGGATGCGGGCATCAGTCGCCGGCACGCCGAGATCCGCGTGACGCACGACGGCCCCCACTTCGCCATCACGGTGCGCGACCTCGGCTCGACCAATGGCACCTTCGTCAACGGCGACCGCGTCACCACCCGCCGGGTGGCCGAGGGCGACCGGCTGACCATGGGGCGCACCAGCCTGCTGATCCGCGCCGGCCGGAGGTGA
- a CDS encoding DNA/RNA non-specific endonuclease has product MTEPNSADRQQDSPTARRAEHRAYRPAESRGARAPRPPQGPTERVGGAGYAVDFLSVRVPTPTLAPDLRGDVVRAGGADVIDYTHFSVCLSRRRRLARWVAWNVDGAAGVDLARTGLRFRLDPRVPADCQVGDELYADNRIDRGHLARRRDLCWGSRAEAQRANADSFFFTNITPQVDDFNQSRRSGVWGLLEDALFEAVAVEQRRISVFAGPVLADTDVAYRGVQLPREHWKVICYVDAGALEARAFLLSQGLDHLEGIDLSRFRTYQVALSLLTARTGVRFDPALVERAESALPPGSPAVEVRRAADIRW; this is encoded by the coding sequence ATGACGGAGCCGAACTCTGCCGATAGACAACAGGATTCGCCCACGGCCCGGCGCGCGGAGCACCGGGCGTACCGCCCGGCCGAGAGTCGGGGCGCCCGGGCGCCGCGGCCGCCGCAGGGTCCGACGGAACGGGTCGGCGGCGCGGGCTACGCGGTGGACTTCCTTTCCGTGCGGGTGCCGACGCCCACGCTGGCGCCGGACCTGCGCGGCGACGTCGTCCGGGCAGGGGGCGCGGACGTCATCGACTACACCCACTTCTCGGTGTGCCTGTCCCGTCGCCGCCGCCTGGCGCGGTGGGTGGCCTGGAACGTCGACGGCGCCGCCGGAGTGGACCTTGCGCGGACGGGCCTGCGGTTCCGGCTGGACCCGCGCGTTCCGGCCGACTGTCAGGTCGGCGACGAGCTGTACGCCGACAACCGGATCGACCGTGGCCACCTGGCCCGCCGGCGCGACCTGTGTTGGGGCAGCCGCGCCGAGGCCCAGCGCGCGAACGCGGACTCGTTCTTCTTCACCAACATCACCCCGCAGGTCGACGACTTCAACCAGTCCCGCCGCTCCGGCGTGTGGGGCCTGCTGGAGGACGCGCTCTTCGAGGCGGTGGCCGTGGAGCAGCGCCGGATCAGCGTCTTCGCCGGACCGGTGCTCGCCGACACGGACGTGGCCTACCGCGGCGTGCAGTTGCCGCGGGAGCACTGGAAGGTCATCTGCTACGTCGACGCCGGTGCCCTGGAGGCGCGGGCCTTCCTGCTCAGCCAGGGACTGGACCACCTGGAGGGCATCGACCTGTCCCGGTTCCGCACCTACCAGGTGGCGCTGTCCCTCCTGACGGCCCGCACCGGGGTCCGCTTCGACCCTGCCCTGGTCGAGCGGGCCGAGTCGGCGCTGCCCCCGGGTTCGCCCGCCGTGGAGGTGCGCCGGGCGGCGGACATCCGCTGGTGA
- a CDS encoding DUF952 domain-containing protein codes for MTVYHLALSSDWDAARQRGSYPVSTRGATIEQVGYLHGSTDRRQADGVARRFYADVTEPLVLLELDEAALTTYGLVVRLEPADPTLPAGAGGELFPHVYGGPVPVAAVVAATPYVVPRGD; via the coding sequence ATGACCGTCTATCACCTCGCTCTCAGCTCGGATTGGGACGCCGCCCGCCAGCGGGGGAGTTATCCCGTCTCGACGCGAGGGGCGACGATCGAGCAGGTGGGCTACCTGCACGGCAGCACCGATCGGCGCCAGGCCGACGGGGTGGCCCGCCGCTTCTATGCCGACGTCACCGAACCGCTCGTGCTGCTGGAGCTCGACGAGGCCGCCCTCACGACGTACGGGCTCGTCGTCCGCCTCGAACCCGCCGACCCCACGCTGCCCGCGGGAGCGGGAGGGGAGCTGTTCCCGCACGTGTACGGCGGTCCGGTGCCGGTCGCGGCGGTGGTCGCCGCGACGCCGTACGTCGTGCCGCGGGGCGACTGA
- a CDS encoding TetR/AcrR family transcriptional regulator has protein sequence MPVVTEEHRAAQRARIHAAAFEVLRTKGLSGMAMSDIMAASGMSAGAIYGYFKGKDDLVYSLAETTIGGRVDALRQAADDRPVPPPEEAFRRLFDGLQPGLVADGLILQIWAEAVTHPRIRVLAQRGLGDFYEATGAYVAAWLSHERGVAEADARRRGRTCAPAMVALAQGFIVQGSVLDDFVADTYLSAIRALAEALVSGSVG, from the coding sequence ATGCCGGTCGTCACCGAGGAGCACCGCGCGGCGCAACGCGCCCGAATCCACGCCGCCGCGTTCGAGGTATTGCGTACCAAGGGCCTCAGCGGGATGGCCATGTCGGACATCATGGCCGCCTCGGGGATGTCGGCCGGGGCCATCTACGGGTACTTCAAGGGCAAGGACGACCTGGTCTACTCCCTGGCCGAGACGACGATCGGCGGTCGGGTGGATGCCCTGCGGCAGGCGGCCGATGACCGTCCCGTCCCGCCACCCGAGGAGGCCTTCCGGCGGCTCTTCGACGGGCTCCAGCCGGGCCTGGTGGCCGACGGGCTCATCCTGCAGATCTGGGCCGAGGCGGTCACCCACCCCCGGATCCGGGTGCTGGCCCAGCGGGGGCTGGGTGACTTCTACGAGGCCACCGGCGCCTATGTGGCGGCGTGGCTGTCCCACGAGCGGGGGGTTGCGGAGGCCGACGCCCGCCGCCGGGGCCGCACGTGCGCGCCCGCGATGGTGGCCCTCGCGCAGGGCTTCATCGTCCAGGGGAGCGTGCTCGACGACTTCGTCGCCGACACCTATCTCTCCGCGATTCGCGCCCTGGCCGAGGCCTTGGTCAGCGGGTCAGTCGGCTGA
- a CDS encoding FAD-dependent oxidoreductase, whose translation MNTHAAAPDTRRVAVIGAGPAGLFAAQALTTQDRVPVEVDIYDRLPAPYGLLRYGVAPDHESIKSVADALAQVFEHANVRFCGFVEFGQGLTRREALLAYDAIIYAAGAAEDMRMHVPGEMVAGSTSAREFVAWYGGHPDARPFQLAGVRTAIAIGVGNVAVDVARILLKPATDLEWTDMPQDVLDELRRSTVDEVYVVGRRGLQYAAFTTKELRELIDIEGVEVSVSPGAFEGIDTATLDRRRRTNLEVLRAAVEREVPQPRARLHFEFWSRPVELMTAEVDGRERVTQVVLEQTRIDGSRLVGTGATREVPAQLVLRAIGYRGTPLPDVPFDMNRGVIPNDEGRVLTEDGEPCPQEYATGWIKRGPIGVVGTNKSDAAETVGHLLDDLAEAPPRPHLLDAHELMRARGFTPTTLEDWQRIDAAERGRGEGYGRERTKVSLWHELIDLAVHGGEAEVARSAD comes from the coding sequence ATGAATACCCACGCCGCCGCCCCCGACACCCGCCGGGTGGCGGTCATCGGCGCCGGCCCCGCGGGTCTCTTCGCGGCCCAGGCGCTGACCACCCAGGATCGGGTCCCGGTCGAGGTCGACATCTACGATCGGCTGCCCGCGCCGTACGGACTGCTGCGCTATGGCGTCGCCCCCGACCACGAGAGCATCAAGTCGGTGGCGGACGCGTTGGCGCAGGTCTTCGAGCACGCCAACGTGCGGTTCTGCGGGTTCGTCGAGTTCGGCCAGGGGCTGACCCGCCGCGAGGCGCTCCTCGCCTACGACGCGATCATCTACGCGGCGGGGGCCGCCGAGGACATGCGGATGCACGTGCCGGGCGAGATGGTCGCCGGGAGCACCTCCGCGCGCGAGTTCGTCGCCTGGTACGGCGGGCACCCGGACGCCCGGCCGTTCCAGCTGGCGGGGGTCCGCACCGCGATCGCCATCGGCGTCGGCAACGTGGCGGTCGACGTCGCGCGGATCCTGCTCAAGCCGGCCACCGACCTGGAGTGGACGGACATGCCGCAGGACGTGCTCGACGAGCTGCGCCGCTCGACGGTGGACGAGGTGTACGTCGTGGGCCGGCGCGGCCTGCAGTACGCGGCGTTCACCACCAAGGAGCTCCGCGAGCTGATCGACATCGAGGGCGTCGAGGTCTCGGTGTCGCCGGGCGCGTTCGAGGGGATCGACACCGCGACGTTGGACCGTCGCCGCCGGACGAACCTCGAGGTGCTCCGTGCAGCCGTCGAACGCGAGGTGCCGCAGCCCCGGGCGCGGCTGCACTTCGAGTTCTGGTCCCGGCCGGTGGAGCTCATGACCGCGGAGGTCGACGGCCGCGAGCGCGTCACGCAGGTCGTGCTGGAACAGACCCGCATCGACGGCTCCCGCCTGGTCGGCACCGGTGCCACCCGCGAGGTGCCCGCCCAGCTCGTCCTGCGCGCCATCGGCTATCGCGGCACTCCGCTGCCCGACGTGCCGTTCGACATGAACCGCGGGGTCATCCCGAACGACGAGGGGCGCGTCCTGACCGAGGACGGCGAACCCTGCCCGCAGGAGTACGCGACCGGCTGGATCAAGCGCGGTCCCATCGGGGTGGTCGGCACCAACAAGTCGGACGCCGCCGAGACCGTCGGTCACCTCCTGGACGACCTCGCCGAGGCGCCGCCGCGCCCGCACCTGCTCGACGCCCACGAACTCATGCGCGCCCGCGGGTTCACCCCCACGACCCTGGAGGACTGGCAGCGGATCGACGCGGCCGAGCGCGGCCGCGGTGAGGGCTATGGACGCGAGCGCACCAAGGTCTCGCTCTGGCACGAACTCATCGACCTGGCCGTGCACGGCGGCGAGGCGGAGGTCGCCCGCTCAGCCGACTGA
- a CDS encoding SGNH/GDSL hydrolase family protein — protein MSAPYVALGDSFSAGIGSDTAGTQIRREGGFPVLLARDLGMDLAYQAFIGATVDNVLLVQLGPLATDTALVTLTVGGNDAGFVPVLIACAQPAWLSDGLRTLRTTMAHARRELPDRLDRLYRAIRDRAPDARVVVADYPDLFAGVDCQALTFFSSAEMAAINAAGAELSGLMADAAARHGAHFVSVRSTYAGHELCRPEPWLHGLSWPVDSSFHPTTRGHAAYAQVIGPVARDVGPKAPAISRGLQPAGLRAAGRGPRVAEGPRARGSGGRFRLPDLLAPQNLDAAERHGLNRAEVADLAARIPRGQRAVAPDAPPPDPDVVARLRELDARVRRRTGRP, from the coding sequence GTGAGCGCACCGTACGTCGCCCTGGGCGACTCGTTCTCGGCCGGCATCGGATCGGACACCGCGGGCACCCAGATCCGGCGCGAGGGCGGCTTCCCCGTCCTGCTGGCCCGCGACCTGGGGATGGACCTCGCCTACCAGGCGTTCATCGGCGCCACGGTGGACAACGTCCTCCTCGTGCAGCTCGGCCCGCTGGCGACCGACACCGCCCTCGTCACGCTCACCGTCGGCGGCAACGACGCGGGGTTCGTGCCGGTGCTGATCGCCTGCGCCCAGCCGGCGTGGCTGTCCGACGGGCTGCGCACACTGCGCACCACGATGGCCCACGCCCGCCGGGAGCTGCCCGACCGGCTCGACCGGCTGTACCGCGCGATCCGCGATCGGGCCCCCGACGCCCGCGTCGTCGTCGCCGACTACCCGGATCTCTTCGCCGGCGTCGACTGCCAGGCACTGACCTTCTTCAGCTCGGCGGAGATGGCGGCGATCAACGCCGCTGGCGCCGAGCTGTCGGGGCTGATGGCCGACGCGGCGGCCCGGCACGGGGCGCACTTCGTCAGCGTCCGGTCCACCTATGCCGGCCATGAGTTGTGTCGACCGGAGCCGTGGCTGCACGGGCTGTCCTGGCCCGTCGACTCCTCGTTCCACCCGACGACGCGAGGTCACGCGGCGTACGCGCAGGTCATCGGCCCCGTCGCCCGCGACGTCGGACCTAAGGCCCCAGCGATCTCCCGGGGTCTTCAGCCGGCCGGGCTGCGGGCGGCGGGCCGGGGTCCGCGGGTCGCCGAGGGGCCCCGGGCCCGCGGGTCCGGTGGCCGGTTCCGGCTCCCGGACCTGCTCGCACCGCAGAACCTCGACGCGGCGGAACGGCACGGTCTGAACCGCGCCGAGGTCGCCGACCTCGCCGCTCGGATCCCGCGCGGACAGCGCGCCGTCGCCCCGGACGCGCCCCCACCCGATCCCGACGTGGTCGCTCGCCTCCGGGAGCTCGATGCCCGCGTGCGACGCCGTACGGGCCGGCCGTGA
- a CDS encoding DMT family transporter produces the protein MSRRSLVLFLILGVVWGIPYLLIKYANASFDPATLVCLRTLIGGAVLLPFALRQGALRPLLARWRWVLAYTVIEVGIPWLSLTHAEHVIPSGLAGLLIAATPVVGAILSHLTGRDEQLGRAGGVGLALGLGGVALLFWRELAVPSGPGSGIAMAEMAAVVLCYAVGPQILARRLYDVPGLGVIVVSLLIPAAVLAPFAIAHWPARVEPSAAVAVVLLGVLCTSVAFLCFFVLVGDVGPVRTTVVTYVNTAVAVAAGAVLLGEPVTVLTAIGFVSIVGGSVLVQRRRRPGRTAAAGTAQA, from the coding sequence GTGTCCCGACGCTCGCTGGTGCTCTTCCTCATCCTCGGGGTGGTGTGGGGAATCCCGTACCTGCTCATCAAGTACGCCAACGCCTCCTTCGACCCCGCCACCCTGGTCTGCCTGCGCACGCTGATCGGGGGCGCGGTCCTGTTGCCCTTCGCGCTGCGGCAGGGCGCGCTGCGGCCGCTCCTCGCGCGGTGGCGGTGGGTGCTCGCCTACACGGTGATCGAGGTCGGCATCCCCTGGCTGTCCCTCACGCACGCCGAGCACGTCATCCCGAGCGGCCTGGCCGGGCTGCTCATCGCCGCGACGCCGGTCGTGGGCGCGATCCTGTCGCACCTCACCGGCCGCGACGAACAGCTCGGTCGCGCCGGCGGGGTGGGGCTCGCGCTGGGCCTGGGCGGGGTGGCGCTGCTGTTCTGGCGCGAACTCGCCGTACCGTCCGGACCCGGCTCCGGGATCGCCATGGCCGAGATGGCCGCGGTCGTCCTCTGCTACGCCGTGGGCCCACAGATCCTCGCGCGGCGGCTCTACGACGTACCCGGCCTCGGGGTGATCGTGGTCAGCCTGCTCATCCCGGCGGCCGTGCTCGCGCCGTTCGCGATCGCGCACTGGCCGGCGCGCGTGGAGCCCTCGGCCGCGGTGGCGGTGGTCCTCCTCGGCGTCCTGTGCACGTCGGTGGCGTTCCTGTGCTTCTTCGTCCTGGTCGGCGACGTGGGCCCGGTGCGGACCACCGTGGTGACCTACGTCAACACCGCCGTGGCTGTCGCCGCCGGGGCGGTGCTGCTGGGCGAGCCCGTCACCGTGCTCACGGCGATCGGCTTCGTGAGCATCGTGGGTGGGTCCGTGCTGGTGCAACGGCGGCGCCGCCCGGGGCGGACCGCCGCGGCCGGGACCGCTCAGGCGTAG